The sequence GACTTGGAAGTCAGGACATTAAAGGTGAAGAACGTGTTTGTTTTTCCTCTTTCTGATTGGTTTCTTTTGATGTGTTAACTGAATGTATCATTGCTGACTTGGTTGATTTGGTCTTTCCAGCCTTTGTTCACAGGAAATGATAGCATGTCTAAGGCTGATTAGATTACCACTAATATTTCTGACATGTTCATTATGGTGAATAACCATGGAAATTACCCTCTGTCAATGAGAAGGGCATTATCATTTTACTCACTTAGTAAACTGTTCATTGTGTTTTGTGGTATGGAGATCACAATTCACAGTcatatattgtttttgtaaaCAGTGGTCTTATCGAGAAATATAGTGTGAAATAGTGCACTTATCATTATGCAATATAATGTTTACATTTCTTGGAATCCTGACAGCACGATTGTTTCCCAAGCAGGGTAAACAATAAAAGGACACTTGTTATTTCAAATAAATCTTTTGAGAAATATGGGTTTATAATTGAAATGTtgatgaaaaacaatattgtgtAAAATATCAGTGTTGGGATTATCAATGTGTTAGCATGCCACCTCCCTTTTAATCTGCAGAGAAAAACAAGAAAGGCCTTATGACAGGTGGCAACTGTTAATGTCCTGGACTTATAAAGGTTTTTAATTCACACTTTGTTATGGCTTCTACAGAAGTTCCCAGCTGTCATTCTGTATGTCTGAGACATGAAGGGTATCTGTCTTACCCTAACAGGACTGAAGGTAATTGTAACACTCAATTTTACAAATGAAATTATCGTCTCCAGCACCTATGGGTTATCACACAAAAAGTTACATGACTCTGGTCACTTGACAGAGAAACTGTAAAACTCAGATAACTCAAAGAGTGTTTTATAAGAAACatgtaattaaattaaattaaaaatttaattaaaaaagaCAAAGCAAATTATAGAAATAAATAGCCATATAACTAGACCCTGCCAAAAAATCAGAAACCTTTATCATGCCCTTATCAATTGTTTATTTGGTTTCATGATGTCTCACGTGACCCTGTTTATAATTCATGGCCCCGTTTAGCCGGGTATTAATCTTATGTCATATACTGTACCTTTatgtttaaaggtgctctaagcaatgttacacggtttctaagcaaaaacattttttgccacatacagcaaacatcacctcactaTCTGCTAGCTGAATGCCAATGCGGTCTCTGTgaacagcccaggctccaaaaatggcaacaaaaacaacttggtccaaCTTGCaccataaaaaaataacaaaattgttccagccaatcaccgacgagacgagatgcgcatttaggagagtttcacttgcacaggagggagtgggagagagtagtgagatagctctctgttttgtttgaacgtcaacagaagtgacgttacccaacatcgcttagagcaccttaaagTAGTCGTTTCATGAGTACAAGTAAAATAAATTGATGCACTgaccatatattttctgtttgAATTAAGACTTTTTACCTGAATACCtggtgattttgtgtgttttcttttccaaAATTAGTTTAATGCTATTAATATTCCACATGGGTGTGTTAAATCATATTTTCAATTTGCACAGTTAGGTTaatcccaccacacacacgcgcacacacacacacacacacacacacacacacacacacacacacacacaatgacgaATTTGTTTATCTCATAGCAGATATTTCCTCAATATTCTGTTTCTCACAGGTTGCATGTTCGATAAAGTGACACGACACTTCTATGACGATACATGCGTGGTGCCAGAAAAAACAGAGGGTGAGTTTTTGCATATATATGTTCATGGTTGTTGATATTTATCTTTCTTTTTGTAATTTCGGAACTGAAcgtccacaaatacacacttggCAGCAGCGCACAAAAATAGCACTGATTAAGTATCCATGCAAGCACAGTACAAAATGATTAATAAAAGAGAACAATGGAAAGAAACATAACAGAACATAACAGGGAAGAATGATGGAAAGGATTACATAACCTAAAAcaaaatttttttaaaaaaaagatgaaggGAATTTGAAAAATCAGAGAAAACCAGGTTCTAAGAGTTTATTTAATCTTAGACCCGTTAACCAAACTGTCACAGTTTCCATCAAGCTGAAAAGAAAATGTAAGTATCTTTTGTTATTCCCAGTGAGACATGGGAAGTAAGCATAGTGGCTTGGACCCAACTATAAATTATTTCAACCAATGTACATTGCTTCAAGGAGGGGTGATGTATGACTTGGTTAAAAACATTATATACTGCATATACTGTTGATGGTTTTGACTGATGTTTAAAATGTCTGAAGTTGACAATGTATCCAAAAGAATACAGTGTCTATAAAAATATTAACCCCCTTGGACATGTCCCCCTTTTATTGATTTTACAAATGGAATAATGgtcaatattgttttttttacaagaATTAAAAagctctttaatgtcaaagtgaaaacagatttctacaaagtaatgtcaATTGATTAATAATATATAATGTAAAATAAGCGATTGCATAATTATTCACCCCCTTCAAATCAGTTTAATATAATTGAATAGATGCACCTTCAATCACAGCTTGGAGTCTGTTTGGATAGGTATCAATTAGGCTTGGACATCTGGATATTGCAACTTTACTCCATTTTCCTTTGCAAAACTGCTCAAGTTCTGTCAGTTAACACATCGATTGGGTGTGAACCCAATTCCCTTTTCAGGTTTTGCCACATATTCTGTATTAGATTGAGAGGTCTTGGGCACACAAGTATGTTCACCTTGTCTTTAAACCATTTCTGTGTAGATTTCACAGTCTGCTTCAGGCTATTTTCTTGCTGGAAAATCTTCTCCAAAGTCgtagttctcttgcagactGAATCAGATTGTCCTCTAGGACAAAaagtattgtgtgtttgtggtgatgtGCAGTGTTTGGTGTCCACCAAACATAGCATCTAGTCTGATCGCCAAAAAGCTCAATTTTGGTGTCATCAGACCAAAAAACTTCTTCCATTTTGAGTCTACCACATGCCTTTGGGCAAACCTTAGTCAAAATGTAACATAAGCTTTACCACTCACACATAAAGCTTTGACTTGGGCTGAAGCTTTTATGTCATATGCCTTAGTGGCCTCCCCCACCAGTCTGCTCATTGCATGGTCACTCAGTTTTTGGGGGTGGCCTGTTCTAGGCAGATTACACATTTCATGATGAAATTGTAGCCAGGGATACTGATTAACCAGCGACTAGACCTACCAGACACAGGTGTCTTAGACACATTATAGACATTCACTGCACTTAGGCAATCTGTATTTCAGTAATTGTAAAAgtattatttaacattactttgtagaaatctgctttgacttgacattaaagagggttttttgtaaattattgtaaaaaaaaaggccaaattaaattgaCTAAGATTCCATTCAAAAAGCAATAAAAGGGGAACATATCCAGGGGGGttaatactttttataggcccTGTAGGCTTCATTACAATGACCTGATCGTTTGAAATCAAATAAACTGAAGTTTGTAGGACATTTTTGTATGAAGGACAAGGGGTTTAGTTTTGTGAAACTGCAATTGATCCCTAGGTGATATCAAGCAGGAGGTAGGGCTGTATCGTGAAGGACCCACCTACCAGCGCCGTGGTTCTCTACAACTTTGGCAATTTCTGGTGGCTCTGTTGGATGATCCGTCAAATTCACACTTTATTGCCTGGACTGGGCGTGGTATGGAATTCAAGCTCATAGAGCCAGAAGAGGTAACAGTTGGAGAAAATTAGTCTTCATACTTTCAACAGACACATCTCTTTGATATCTGTTTAGATGTCAACTGACATACTATGTTATCATGCACATATTTTTTATACATACTACGTTATCATGCACATATTTCTATGTTATCATGCACATATTTCTATATTATCATGTCATCATATTACATACACAAATCGTCTCTGATCATAGAGATCATAAAATCACTTGAACTATATAATTAATTTAATCCTGGTCTAGTCAGGAAACAAGGCTGTTGGAGAATAGTTTGTTCAATTTGTAATAGTCAAACTGATTTACATATAATTTTGTGTATGTGCCTTTCAAAGGTTGCCCGACGATGGGGGATTCAGAAAAATCGTCCAGCAATGAATTATGACAAACTCAGTCGTTCATTACGTTATTACTATGAAAAAGGGATCATGCAAAAGGTTTGAGATTGTCTCAATTCTCTGTTCTGTTTCACATACTTGTGAATTTAACAATATACACAAGATTTGTTATTCTTTTTTTGTTATATGGTTACAGGTGGCTGGGGAGAGATATGTCTACAAGTTTGTGTGTGACCCAGAGGCACTATTCTCTATGGCATTCCCAGACAATCAACGGCCTGTCTTGAAAACAGAAGTGGAACGACAGATCAATGAGGAAGACACTGTGCCACTGTCACACTTTGATGAGAGCATGGCATATATGCAGGAAGGAACATACTGCAGCTCACGTCCCTACAACGAAGGCTATGTCTACTGATGCCTGTTGaccacaaacatttttttttctgctatGATGACTAAGACCATTTGAGAGACAAAAGAGCATTCACAAAATCTTtctactgtctctctctatgtctgccCTGGTGCTGTTCCCTCATCCCTTCTACAATGACAACCAGGACTCAGCAAGCACTTTAGAAACAGTGACTGTGAGGGTGTAACTCACACATAGAACAAACTGTTTACTCAATCTTTCTGTCTGTATGGAATTAAAAGGTTACTGAAGCAAGACAGCTGTTACAGCATGCCACATACGCCACATTACCAGAAAATACTCCCACCATCCCAGAGAAAAGCATTCACACAAATTTATTTCACTGTTTCACAATTAGTGTTTTCTCTTCTGATTTTCTTAGTTGTATCATATGTGTAATATAATATGTTTTGTCATGCGCTGCTGTGGTCCAAGTTGCATTCATCATTATGTGAAATGAGTTCAAATCAATTGTGGTAAACTGAATGCGTCAGTTCCATAATATAATTACATAAATAAAactactgaaaaatatttttttttcaaagaagTTGTGTGACAGTGTTACAAATTAAATGCCCAGTACAAAATTCTAGTCTTTGTTAAGTCAGTATGGTCACAGAAGTAGTTTAATAATTTCTCCCGGAGTTATTCAATAGTAATATGAATTATGAGTGCATATGATTTATGATGCTCCTGATCAAGGGCAAAGAAGTATAGAAGCAAATGGGTATATTGTTAACGTAAATACACAAAGTAATGTTTAATATTCACATTATCCATTTCAATTTCTCTTTAATTATAGAGCACTATAGTAACAGTATAGATATCCATTTTCAAGGAGCCCAAAGCCTAAGCCCCTAAAGcaagcacatactgtaggcagtGTGATCCAGAAAAAATCCATGTtaacaggaagaaaccttgagaaCCCAGTTCAAAAAAGGGGACCCATCTGCCGGACGCCAACCTGTATAAAGAGAAAAGGGGGGTATTAATTAACTGTGTTGGCATCCAAGTGACAGTGGGAGTTAATGTTGTTCATACTGTAGACGGTTCATTTATCCACtgtcaacctagcaacaataacaacaatctTTTGCCATGACTCATGTGGGAATGTGAGCCACAATAATTCCATTTTTAGAAGGACAAGGGGAAGGGGGACTTATCCCCTTTCATTTACTGCACTGATATCAGTAAGTCTTGCTCCATGTATGTCTCTTTAACTCTTTCCGGATTGTCTATAGGTATGCAAACTCATCAAGGGTGAAAAAGGTTTCCCAAGAAAGTTcatcaaataaaacaaaacacaatatGCATGACAGTGGATAAATCAAGTGGAAACACAGCTTATTTTTTATTACAGCCGAAAGAGACCATCCTCATTTCTTCCTTTTGGTTATTATGAGAGTTTTGAACGCATTTAGGCTATACATTGATTTAACAACTACTAGAGCTACATAGTACAATGAGCATGGGATTTCCCCTCTTCTCTACCCTACCCTTCTCTACCCTACGTCCTCCCACTCTGTTAAGAGTGAACTCCATTTTGTAGAAACCCTTGTGTCTGCCGCTGGCCCTCTCATCATGACAGAGTAGGGTATGATACAGGGACAAGAACTTTTGACATGTGCTCAAAGAAAATTGACCTCAGGACTGTTTTCATCAAAATAACACAATACAAGTAGTTTCACAATCAGAGTAAGTGCTTTGTTCCACAATGCCTAAAAATGAAACCTTCTTGAAATTTCATTATTGTAATTTTTGAATTGTTGTTTAAAAGGgtaaaaaaatgtttcatgGCAACTGGTCATAGACAATTTTAGTAAGTAAGACTGTGAAAGCAAGACTGGTTAAGAAAGTTAACATTTTGTGGTCAGGCTGTTATTTGGTTTGATGCATATCTGAAGAATTTCCTCTGTTAAAAAAGTTCAACCAGGTCAGGAA is a genomic window of Alosa sapidissima isolate fAloSap1 chromosome 10, fAloSap1.pri, whole genome shotgun sequence containing:
- the etv1 gene encoding ETS translocation variant 1 isoform X4, producing MAGAPLPQMYHPSMIIKQEPQDFTYDSEVPSCHSVCLRHEGYLSYPNRTEGCMFDKVTRHFYDDTCVVPEKTEGDIKQEVGLYREGPTYQRRGSLQLWQFLVALLDDPSNSHFIAWTGRGMEFKLIEPEEVARRWGIQKNRPAMNYDKLSRSLRYYYEKGIMQKVAGERYVYKFVCDPEALFSMAFPDNQRPVLKTEVERQINEEDTVPLSHFDESMAYMQEGTYCSSRPYNEGYVY